CCGTCATCATGGTGCACATCGCCGTGATGCAGTTCTACCTGCGCAAAGCGCAGCAGGCAATCCACACGCTGAACGCTGCCATTGCGCTCGATCCGAAGAATCCACAGTGTAAATATCACCGCGGTTCGATGTTTTTCACGCTCGGCCGCTACCAGGAAGCGCTGAAGGAGCTGGAGGAGCTCAAGCAGATAGTGCCGAAGGAGGCCATGGTCTACTATCTGATGGGAAAGATCTACAAAAAGCTGGGCAACGTGGACCTGGCACTGATGCATCTCAGCTGGGCCACGGATCTGGGCTCGAAGGGTGCCAATAATCAGATTAAGGACAACTTTGATTCCATCATAAGCACTCAGGACGGCGATGGTAGCGTAACAGAGGGCGGTGCGGATGCAGCCGATACCAGCAGTGGAGCGGAGGACATCATAGGAGGCAATTGTAGTGGTgccggcggtgtcggtggcggtaGCGGCAATGGAGTCGATGGTAGCACAGCCGATGGTGCCGGCGGCACCGGGGCCGATGAGCTCATCGATGAAGCGGGCATCGCCGAAGCTCACGACGCTGAGGCGGGTAGCAGTAGCATCGATCCGGACTATTCGCTCGGCGTGGAGCAAGTTTCTAGCGATGACTCGGGAACCGTCGCCGGAATGCGCATCGAGTCGCTCGATGTAATAGCAAACAATTTCTACGACAGTGACAGCTACTGAGCCGTCACCGCCACTGAAAGTTGTGTTTCCAAGAAGTCTCGGACCCGAAACTGCCACCtgcaaaacagcaaacaaacgttGAACCGAGTAAAACGGAAACCGGGGCGTGTGTGATCATATGTAGAAAATCTAAACATTGGTATcctaattatgttttatgagcGAGCGCGAGTCAGTGTCACAGAGTTGAAAGTTACGCAAATTCCTCATCCATTATGCTAGAGCCGCGGCGGTCTcgttcttccttccttcctacCAAACCTTCTCTCATCTCACTCACAGTGGTCTGCTTACGAGTAATATTGATAGTTCCCGAGCGGTGGTTTCCAAATTCGTTCATTCATTCTCTTTTGATTTGTTGTCCAATTTGTAAGCCTTAAGTGTAGTAGTTCGTTTCCAATTAATTTCCACGGCTATGCCAccaaaatgataataaattgcATGAATAAGTAAAAGCAATTATGACCAGCAGAGCGTTTCTTTGTGAACATGGTCAAACAAGACTAATAATAAgaagaatgaaataaatgaaagaaCGAAGAgttttgagtttaaaaaactaaaactaattTGCTTTTAGCAAGGAGCCGAGGCATCCACCGCTGGCATGCAAGTCACAGCCACGCAAGCTGCAACGGATTTTGAGGATCAATAATAATAGTACAAAATAGTAGGTCATAAGAGCATGGCCACATTTTTTTACTTGAACGCTTTGTATTATACATAAAATGtagaattcaatcaaaacaaatgcaaagaaatcaaaaacgttgaaaacaGACCGTAAATTCTTCTTAAAACCAAATATGTCTGCCTATCTTATACTAATTCTCCACAGTGCGGTGCCCGCAGCAGAATAAGGAAACAATTTCCTGTCCACGCATAGTACAAAAGCGGCGAAATGGGTGCTTTGTTGTGCCGTCTGAGAGAAAAGCGTCCCAAAACCAGTGGTTATGTGATTTCAGTTAAGTCCTCGAGGCACCGCTCAATCCTTCTACCAAACCGATAACTAACCGTGCGTAATAATGGACGGAACGGGTTCGGTGCGACCACGTTTTTGAGATGATTCTGGTCACCCTGCACTTCCGGAGGATCCCAACAGCTGACAATATAGTCGTTGTTTACATATTCGGCCACAGCGAACCAGCTGACGAGAGTTCGGGTTCGCCGAGGGCGCAAATGACTCTTCCGTTATACGCCACTAAGCAGCACGCTCTCGTTTGCTTTCGGATtactctttttttctcttcccttcagtttctctctctttctctcttcagCAACCTGCGAATGTCCTGCAGTAAAATCACCCATTTTGCCCTTCCGCCCCCAGGATACTATAATGGTATGATGCCAACTAACACACGCGGCGCTGTTTTCAACTTTCTCACGAgccttcgctctctctctcctggtCGTTCCATCTCTTCAGCGCGCAGGATTTTCTGAATGAAAATAGCAATGCGGTTGCGGTGCAGGATCCAGCGAACGCGGTGGCTTCCCAGCAGTAGTTGCGAGCGATTTTCCGCACCTCACGGATGGAacgcggacggacggtggtcggttgaaccggaacggaaccggatccGCAAGGGAGCGTTGTGCTTCGGGAGTGTTTGAGTCCTTCCGTCATTCGAACGTTGGTTGCCTTTCGAGCGTTGTTGCAGGTACGCAGGATTGGAGTTTGTGATTGGTCCGCAGTACTGGAGCTTGCCGTGCTCATCGATCTAAGCAGGCTGTAAAgggcaaaatttattttctgaTTCAAGTTTGTCACTAGTCTACTGGCGTCTTCCACGAAGGCTCACTACAGTCCATGACCCCGCCGCGGCTAAGAGCGTGAACGAACTTCCGAATGGTACCAACGTGGCATTCTACTGTGGAGTgtgtaaaatattgattgaatACTCGTTCCTTTGGGCCTTTGGGTAGCGCCGCGTGGTGCTATGCAATGATTTAgcaacgcgcgcgcgacaTTCCTGTGGCAAAGACAGGGACAGGGCCAGAGCGCTGCTTCAGGTAGGAGCGAGAAAGTGTTGAATGGTTCCTTGTTACTAAACCGTGTGAATGTGTTCCGCGCGCACGCGTCTGTGTTTTGTCTTGTTTGGTGTGTGCCCGTGCCTGAAGGTGTGAAAAGGATATCGGGGGTCCAAATATTACATGCCGGCCGTTCGCGGGCAGTGCAAATCAGATGGGATCGGAaacttccttccggttcggtttggttcaAAACTTCACATAGTTGGCTTTGGTAGTTGGGCTGATGGCACCGCAGTATACCGTGAATGCCGCAGTGTGCCGAAGTGACAAATGCAAGTAAAGTTTTACGCAAACAAACTTTTGCCCCGAACACCATATGTCGCCCGGGTCTTCTGGCCGCTGGACGTACACTGGATGTAACGACCGCGGGAACTGCTGCAGTGAGTGGAGAGAGGCTGTTAGTAATTAAACTTTTCATTCGACAGTTGCTTCCGAGCGGTGACTCGGTGCGGCTCCGAATTGACCTCCGGCACAGGCACAGGGTGGGCGATTAAAATCCTGCTCTCGGGCTACGGGGATAAATATAGCCCGCTCGATCATTATCCGTTTCCGCAGTAACCGTTCCGTGTGGCGTACTACGTATCCATTGATGCCGGGAGACGCATGATGGTTTATCTCTACCATTCGACTCGGTTTCCCAagctggcgatgaaaagtttgattatttttatggaCCGACCGAGCCACAAAATCAAACGGTGGACTCTACGGCTCtcgcaagagagagagcgagagtccTGGGGCCGGAACTCGTAAGGTCCCTAATTCGATTTGGTCCCTAATTTTGATTTCTTCGCCTTTCCGGCCGGCCTATAACGGCGACGGGTGGCTCACGAATTCTTTGTTCTGTGGTCCTCCCGGCGGGTGGCAACGGTTCCACCCGGAAgtggtaataaaataataataaaaaagaacacgATGCCTACACATGAGCCCATGAATAAATGTAGATAGCATATGAGTTGGCTGGGAGTCGTAAAAACTTAGGGCCCTGTTTTTGCACCGCCTCCTTTTCCGGCGAAATTTCGTGTTTGCTTCAAAAACAAAGTACAAAATGCGATCGTTTCCAATGGAGATGTAGTAACTTTCTGTGGAAAAGGTGTTTTATCAGCACTCGTTTATGGCGGGTTTCAACGCTGACGGTGTCCTGATTAGAATGGAAAACGTTAGGTTCATGATACACGGAAACGCTCTATCCGGAGACCAATGTTAATCgcaatttgtaattttttaattttgggGCACGTGGAaagggaatgaaaaaaatatctGTTATTAAGATTTTCTATAATTTTCGGTGCTTTATGTTTTCTTAAATGTTGTCCATTGTTAAAAATGTGCAATCCAATCGATGCCTAATGATTCTGATTTCTCTCCTGAAGTCAAATGAATACTAATAATTGATTGACCAGTGATGAGTGTAAATTCATGAAGCTGCTGCCAAGTTACTAATGTAGCTCAAAGTGATGGCAAGTTATTAAGGTGCACAGTGACTATCATCCTACCCCTTCCGATTCCAGATCGCGATTGCTACGCGAAGTATGGAACAGACACTGCCTCTGGTTCGCATATAGAGATTCACCCGCAACAGGACTAGGTAAGTACTCTTTTAATTCTAACTTTTTAATTGAAGCCGGAAACGGCAAGTGGCGAGATTTAGCAAcccaccatgcgtctccatcagTTCGGTCAAACACCGTCGTAATGGTTCACCATTCTTGCGACAGCGCGGGGTTTAATTTAGGACGAATTGCGGGTTGTTTTTATCGCTTATCGTAAGAGCACTTCGAGAAAAGTGTGCTGTGTTGCTTGAAATGAGTTGCAGCGATGGCGCACTTCACTCAATTTAGCGCTCCGTGCTTCTTACGAGTGGTGGAAATTATCTTACGGAGAAGCCCCGAGGGCCCCTCGGTCGAATCGTCTCCACTTCATTGACGATGCAGtactgccaccaccactgcaCACTGCAAAACGGTGTTACAAAACCCGTCCGTGATGCAGCATTTGCTGGTGCCAGGGTCTATTTTGCTTCACGGCCTCACTTGAGTGTGAGAAAAATCCAAGTGAAACGTCCATCCGCAGCGCCAGCAAGGCCCGGTAAGGCCCGGCAACGGGCGGGGCGAGTCTTGTTTATTGAAGAACATGCTACTCCAAACTTCTCGGATCAACAGCAGCGCCACACGGGTCGGCGGATGTTGCCGCTCCGTATATTCCGTGATCTTGTTGCGAACGTGAAGGAAAAATATGGGCGCCCCCTACAAGGGTATGCTTTTTGCTCGAGCACGTTCGTGGCGTTTCGGAGCCGTTTCCTCCCCGTTTCCGACCCGGAGCTAAAGAAAAACGTTTGCGATTAAAGTAAATTGTACTCGATAAAGCGAAGACGACAGCGCGTAGCGCCGCAGAGCCGGAGGAGGACGGACCGGCCGATGGGATGTGTTCTGCGTCTAGGACACGTTCCATGTTTTCCGAAAGCAGCATCAACAATCTAAGTTCCCTCGAACGGCCATATGCACACGTGTGTGTTTAGATAGATACGTTCTATGGGCCAATAAAGCATCGTGTGAGAGAGGTCGGCCACACGGGTCGGGAATATTAATGCGGGGTGCTTAAAGTTTCCTCTGGCCCATCAGAAGGTGCAGACAAAGGGCTGCCCACAATTAAACGCTAATGGAAGGCCGCGTGCTGCGCCGTGCGTGAGTGAGTGGTTTTTGATTGTTCTGCCCAAAATGGCGTTCCGTgtaccatcaccatcagcttACACCTACAATCTGTGCCGGAGCACAATTTACTGTGCGCAGCGTGCCGGAAGGCTGAAACTATTACCGGGAAAATCGTAGGAACGCCGTGTAGAAGCACGCCCCGTAAGAAGTGGCACGCTGGCCTCTCCGCAATAAACGGGTAAAGCTTAAATGTCCTTTGTCACCGAGGACGAGTCCACTGGTGCAGTGCGCTTGCTGGTGAAATGAAAGTGGTGCCAGATTGTGGCGACTTAACAAACGGCGAGCCGCAAGCCCCTGAGGGTGGTATCTCGGGCTTCGCGTCGACCTACagatgaagcataaaaatggaatcCGAGACCCAGCTGACTAACCGGCATTTCAGTGAAACGTATTTTTGTAGCGAAAAAGTGGAGACGAACTAAGATTTTCGATACACGATTTCGGATGAACTCAAGCAGTTAAAAACACTTCCTTTTTGACCAATTCATAATCCTCTTATGTTTGATTTATCTTTTAACTCACACTGTTGTCGATTTTACGAGCCGGGTTTCTGGTTCCCTGGCAGCGGGAAGATATTATATTAATGTTTTACGTTGTACCAACATTCAAGAGAACGCGACAGTTCCGATTGCAATTTGTCGTTTTATCGTGCGCCATTGATCTTTAAATTCCACCACACAAGAGCGTTCAGAGCGGCGGTTCCGTTGCGTCGGTGTGTGGGGCCTCCGTGACGGCGGGTGCCGGTTCAGGGCTAGACGATGATCCCGGCACGAGCCACACTGCGTGCGCGGGAAAGAAGCAAAGAACAGTGAAGCGGTTTGCCATTAGAGTATTCATAGGGAAGCAGGTACACCTCTTCGCTGGCGGCAAGAACCCACCCCTAGCCAGCGGAGGCGCACGTAATAAATATGGATCAACGAACACATCAACCACCCGGTGGGGGAGATGAAAAACCCGCTAATCCAATCGGTCATGTGGATAGGCTCTTAGGACAATCGTTGAAGATAAATGCGGGCCGGGTGGGACCGTGGCGCAATAATGATTCCCGCGTTGATACGAATAAATGTGTCACAACAATGgatggtgatgacgatggATAGATATATACAAAACGCTTTCCTTAAGCTAATCCTCGCTTGTCGACGATTTTCGGATTCCGTATTCCAATGAAGCTTAACCGCATGGCCTCCAACCCCCAATCCTGCAACACGCGCCACTAATGTTTAATGAACGATTGTATATTCAATAAGGACGTGTTTTGTTGCGTTGTATAAATTGCAAGTATTATTATTCTATCGCTCACCGATGTAACAATGacataaacatttaaacattgATAATGTGAATTAGGCCAACACGGCATTGTGTTGCGTGTGTTCCTCTACCAACGATCCGGAAGACCCAGGGCTAAGGGGGGATAAACGGACCCCCGGTTACGGTGGTCGCTTAACTATTTTCTGGCGTTCTAACCACTTGAACCGCGTCTTTACGGACGATAGAATGTGCGTAGAGTAATCTAAAACAATAGGGTTTGCACGGTGCGTGTTGGGTGTAGTCGGTGAAATTGCTTCTCTTACTGCAATACAGAGTACCAAGGAGACCCTAAGGCAGCGCCACGACTATTTCGTGGCTGTTTTTGGACGAAGGAAGGTTCACATTTGGTTTGTGTGGACCCTCTCCAGGGGGGGAACACAAACTTCTAGTCGAGCGTACAAAACGTGGCGCGCACGTTCAAAACGTATAAAAGCATCGAAAAGTAATAAACCTTTGAATTGGAACAATCACACACGGGGCACGGTGTGCGTTTTTGTTATAATGTtatatgtttttaataaatgatggaaactgaaacgaaagaaagtaaagaaaatgttCTCCATGAAACAGCGACGTGTGCATTTGAAACGGTGCGAAACACCGTTCGAAAGGGGCTCGGGTCTGGGTTATGTCTCCGTCCGGGTTCgtcaattattcaaatcacTCCCCACTCTGGGGGGATTCGTGTTGCTCTCGCGGGGTGTCAGCAATGACATCGAGACGAAAAGACTGGTTCAGTCCACGGGATTATGTTCAAATTTTAACGAACTGGTCAAATAATGAAGGTTTATGTGGTGTCTTTTAGCATCGTCCTTTGCGCCACTGAGGGAACTGGGTGCGAATTGATTTTTCCGAACCGAGCGCGATTATATCCTCCCCGGACAGAAAGCCGGTAAAGCTTACCTTATCAGCGAactaacaaacaaattaaagcaaattttTACAGCACAACCCGGACAAATGGCACATAAAAAAGAGACAATGTCCGATACAGGACAAACGACACACGGACGGAGTCAGAAGCGGCCCAAAACCATCCCCCGGCGGGCTCTACTTACGAATGATGATTATTAGTAGTACAACTCCGATGACCCCCATGATGATCATCATCTTCATGTTGGCCCACCACTGTTTTCTCTTCAGCTTGCCGGCCTGTTGCTCGAACTGTGACGCCCCGTGCTGCAGCGCATCGGCCCGTTGGTCCAGCTCCGAGAGCTTCTGGTCCCGCTCGAGCACCTTCTCGACGTTGACGCGCATTATCCCGACGACCTCGTCCACCTGGGCCTGCGTTTGCTTCAGCCGATTGTTGCTCGCAttgttgttggcggtggcaCCCGACGACGGCTGCGTGCTGTCCGTTGGCGGAGGTGGTAATTTAGGAAAACTGATTAATCAAAACCGGGGTTAACGGGAAGCAAAAAGGTGCCATACGGAGCCGGATTAGTACTACGATACTGGTTGTTTATAGTCCCACAAGAAAAGTACACCATTCGTGCCACACTACCAAAGCGGTCACCGCGGGGGCTCCCCGGTACGCTACGCCTAATAGAAATTGCGACCCACTAAATGCCCGCTAGGAAACCGGAAAGGTGTTACTTACCCATTGGAGTTTCCTGCTTCTGGGTTGGAcattttgttatgttgtgcGTTTTAGTAGACCGGCCTTAAAATGCTTATctgcaaagaaacaaaagaagcaCTGTCGTCATCGTGttacggtttgtttacattgcATCTCCCGGAAGACGGAACACCACCACCTCAGCAGGCCCTGTGCTGTGGTATCGGTTCCGTATGGTTTCCCGTCCCTGTCTGAGAAGACAGTCCTTGCG
The nucleotide sequence above comes from Anopheles bellator chromosome 1, idAnoBellAS_SP24_06.2, whole genome shotgun sequence. Encoded proteins:
- the LOC131205208 gene encoding synaptobrevin isoform X3, with the translated sequence MSNPEAGNSNGFPKLPPPPTDSTQPSSGATANNNASNNRLKQTQAQVDEVVGIMRVNVEKVLERDQKLSELDQRADALQHGASQFEQQAGKLKRKQWWANMKMMIIMGVIGVVLLIIIILSIIY
- the LOC131205208 gene encoding synaptobrevin-1 isoform X2 yields the protein MSNPEAGNSNGTQPSSGATANNNASNNRLKQTQAQVDEVVGIMRVNVEKVLERDQKLSELDQRADALQHGASQFEQQAGKLKRKQWWANMKMMIIMGVIGVVLLIIIILWLVPGSSSSPEPAPAVTEAPHTDATEPPL
- the LOC131205208 gene encoding synaptobrevin-1 isoform X1 → MSNPEAGNSNGFPKLPPPPTDSTQPSSGATANNNASNNRLKQTQAQVDEVVGIMRVNVEKVLERDQKLSELDQRADALQHGASQFEQQAGKLKRKQWWANMKMMIIMGVIGVVLLIIIILWLVPGSSSSPEPAPAVTEAPHTDATEPPL